The following coding sequences lie in one Yoonia sp. G8-12 genomic window:
- a CDS encoding DUF6538 domain-containing protein, which translates to MLETKTAQFTFVKQGIYYFSRRVPRDLSHHYNANRTMYSLRTRSKVIATSRAQRAAQTLDEHWYHLRIRDVDLPGKHLLRTQAHSLSGLPVVPDGAAEGSLKLSEAAGIYLRLKGQGRPITFHRAAERSCGYLMDVCGDKDITAYTKADANAFRDGLIKRGLAGSSIPRIFGTVRTVVNFSASEIGLDISNPFTRVYYDRNAGVEGREPLPLDAIRNIQSECRTVDDDLRWLVALVSDTGMRLAEAAGLLKEDLNLDGPIPHVVIQEHPWRRLKTAGSSRTVPL; encoded by the coding sequence ATGCTGGAGACCAAAACTGCCCAATTCACATTTGTAAAACAGGGCATTTACTACTTCTCACGACGGGTCCCGAGAGACCTTTCTCACCACTATAACGCCAATAGGACCATGTATTCGCTGCGCACTAGGTCGAAAGTGATTGCGACTTCACGAGCGCAGAGGGCTGCACAGACGCTGGATGAGCATTGGTATCACCTACGCATCCGTGACGTTGATCTTCCGGGAAAACATCTCCTTCGCACCCAAGCACATTCTCTGTCTGGCCTGCCTGTCGTTCCTGATGGGGCAGCTGAAGGCTCACTGAAGCTCTCTGAGGCGGCAGGCATCTATCTGCGCCTCAAAGGGCAGGGGCGTCCAATCACCTTCCATAGGGCCGCTGAGCGCTCCTGTGGGTACCTCATGGATGTCTGTGGTGACAAGGACATCACCGCCTATACAAAAGCTGATGCAAACGCCTTCCGTGATGGTCTGATCAAACGAGGGCTTGCTGGTAGCAGCATCCCTCGCATCTTTGGCACTGTTCGGACGGTCGTCAACTTCTCGGCCAGTGAGATCGGTCTCGACATCAGCAACCCCTTCACACGGGTCTACTACGACAGGAACGCAGGAGTTGAGGGAAGGGAACCGCTTCCCCTCGATGCCATCCGTAACATTCAGTCTGAGTGTCGCACCGTTGACGATGACCTCCGCTGGCTGGTCGCCTTGGTCTCGGACACAGGGATGCGGCTTGCAGAGGCTGCTGGTCTGCTGAAGGAGGACCTGAACCTCGACGGTCCCATTCCTCATGTGGTGATCCAAGAGCATCCGTGGCGACGCCTGAAAACCGCTGGCAGCAGCCGGACGGTTCCTCTCTAA
- a CDS encoding DUF2312 domain-containing protein, whose protein sequence is MNDSVTDTASTVAGQELRQFVERYERLEAEKKDIADAQKEVMAEAKGRGYDTKVLRKIVAIRKRDANDLAEEEAVMEMYLAALGM, encoded by the coding sequence ATGAACGATTCCGTGACAGACACCGCAAGCACCGTCGCTGGCCAAGAACTCCGGCAGTTTGTGGAGCGCTACGAGCGGCTTGAGGCGGAAAAGAAAGACATCGCAGACGCCCAGAAAGAAGTAATGGCCGAAGCCAAAGGGCGCGGCTATGACACCAAGGTGCTGCGCAAGATTGTCGCCATTCGCAAGCGCGACGCCAATGATCTGGCCGAAGAAGAAGCGGTCATGGAAATGTATCTGGCCGCCCTGGGCATGTGA
- a CDS encoding phosphotransferase family protein translates to MKEAAQNLGISLPDLDVYLGNAIPEFNGLTSVTKFGTGQSNPTYQLTAESGTYVLRSKPPGRLLPSAHAVEREFRVMQALADTDVPVPAVLHLAEAEVSPSRRAFFVMRYLPGRIFWDPALPDCDAGERWAIYDAMNAALAALHDIDPEAVGLGDFGKPGNYFARQLDRWSKQYLASTDAPLEAMTDIMAWLGANMPPDDGQVALVHGDYRLDNMIFAPDAPHIAGVLDWELSTLGHPMADLAYQCMQWRLPNAGDMRGLAGIDRAAYGLPEEAQYVAAYAARRGLGQIDNWPFYLVFAFFRLAAILAGVAARAAAGNASNPAMARRYGAAVPALAAMATIVMHEGADL, encoded by the coding sequence ATGAAAGAAGCTGCGCAAAACCTTGGGATCAGCCTGCCTGATCTGGATGTATATCTGGGCAACGCCATCCCTGAATTTAATGGCCTGACGAGTGTTACGAAATTCGGCACTGGCCAATCGAACCCGACCTATCAGTTGACCGCTGAGAGCGGCACCTATGTTTTGCGCAGCAAACCACCCGGGCGGTTGCTGCCTTCGGCCCATGCGGTTGAACGCGAGTTTCGCGTTATGCAGGCCTTGGCGGATACGGACGTGCCTGTGCCCGCGGTGCTGCATCTGGCAGAAGCCGAGGTTTCACCCAGCAGACGCGCGTTTTTCGTGATGCGCTATCTGCCCGGGCGCATCTTCTGGGATCCTGCCTTGCCTGACTGTGACGCGGGGGAGCGCTGGGCGATCTATGACGCCATGAATGCGGCCTTGGCGGCTTTGCATGATATTGATCCAGAGGCGGTGGGCCTGGGCGATTTCGGCAAACCGGGCAATTATTTTGCCCGCCAGTTGGACCGCTGGAGCAAGCAATATCTTGCCTCTACCGACGCGCCCTTAGAGGCAATGACGGATATTATGGCATGGCTTGGGGCCAACATGCCCCCCGATGACGGGCAGGTGGCGCTGGTGCATGGCGATTACCGGCTCGACAATATGATCTTTGCGCCCGACGCCCCGCACATCGCAGGTGTGCTGGATTGGGAGCTTTCGACGCTGGGCCACCCGATGGCTGATCTGGCCTATCAATGCATGCAGTGGCGGCTGCCTAACGCGGGCGATATGCGCGGGTTGGCGGGGATTGATCGTGCGGCATACGGCCTGCCGGAAGAGGCGCAGTATGTGGCGGCCTATGCCGCGCGCCGCGGTTTGGGCCAGATCGACAACTGGCCATTCTATCTGGTGTTCGCCTTCTTCCGGCTGGCGGCAATTCTGGCGGGGGTTGCTGCGCGTGCGGCGGCGGGCAATGCCTCAAATCCTGCGATGGCGCGCAGATACGGGGCGGCGGTGCCGGCGCTTGCGGCGATGGCCACGATTGTCATGCACGAAGGTGCAGACCTTTAG
- a CDS encoding acyl-CoA dehydrogenase family protein → MDLGHTERLAPVLAAVKAMITDEIAPLDEEFLSEVNIGDRWTFTLRQTEILEGLKAKAKAGDLWNFWDTFRDGPQLNTVEYAYLAEEMGKSHLAAEVFNCNAPDTGNMEVFARYGTDAMKEQWLKPLMAGTIRSAYLMTEPDIASSDATNIAMRCERDGDSYVLNGQKWWATGAGDPRCAVHIVMVRTDHDGPKHQQHSMIVVPADTPGIQKLRAMEVYGHDDAPHGHMHFRYDNVRVPAENMLLGEGRGFEIAQGRLGPGRIHHCMRAIGQAEKALQLMCERSLAREAFGKPLAQLGENFDIIAKARMDIEQARLLCLKAAWMMDQGDKRAAAPWISQIKVVAPQIALDITDKAVQMYGAAGVSQDTPLARQWTHLRTLRLADGPDAVHRRQVARAELARYSAGQNNS, encoded by the coding sequence ATGGATCTGGGACACACCGAACGGCTGGCGCCGGTACTGGCGGCAGTAAAGGCGATGATCACGGATGAGATCGCCCCTCTGGATGAGGAATTCCTGTCAGAGGTCAACATCGGTGATCGCTGGACATTCACGCTGCGCCAGACCGAAATTCTGGAAGGGCTTAAGGCCAAGGCCAAAGCAGGTGACCTGTGGAATTTCTGGGATACCTTCCGCGACGGCCCGCAGTTGAACACGGTTGAATACGCCTATCTGGCCGAGGAAATGGGCAAAAGCCATCTGGCCGCTGAGGTGTTTAACTGCAACGCACCCGATACCGGCAACATGGAGGTCTTTGCCCGCTACGGCACCGATGCCATGAAAGAGCAATGGCTGAAACCGCTGATGGCGGGCACGATCCGTTCTGCCTATTTGATGACGGAACCGGATATCGCCAGTTCGGACGCTACGAATATTGCCATGCGCTGCGAACGGGATGGGGACAGTTATGTCCTGAACGGGCAAAAATGGTGGGCGACCGGTGCGGGTGATCCGCGCTGTGCCGTGCATATCGTGATGGTGCGCACCGATCACGACGGCCCCAAGCATCAACAACATTCCATGATCGTCGTACCTGCCGACACCCCCGGTATCCAAAAACTGCGCGCGATGGAGGTTTACGGCCACGACGACGCCCCCCACGGCCATATGCATTTTCGCTACGACAACGTGCGTGTGCCTGCCGAAAACATGCTTTTGGGCGAAGGGCGCGGGTTTGAGATTGCGCAAGGGCGGCTTGGGCCGGGACGTATTCACCACTGTATGCGTGCGATCGGCCAGGCCGAGAAGGCACTGCAACTGATGTGTGAACGGTCTTTGGCGCGCGAGGCGTTTGGCAAACCACTCGCACAGCTTGGCGAGAATTTCGATATCATCGCCAAGGCGCGCATGGATATCGAACAAGCGCGGCTCTTGTGCCTCAAAGCCGCTTGGATGATGGATCAGGGCGACAAACGTGCGGCGGCCCCGTGGATTAGCCAGATCAAGGTAGTGGCCCCGCAAATCGCGCTCGATATCACCGACAAGGCCGTGCAGATGTACGGTGCGGCAGGTGTATCACAAGACACGCCACTGGCGCGGCAATGGACGCATTTGCGCACACTGCGTCTGGCAGATGGGCCCGATGCGGTGCACCGCAGACAGGTGGCACGGGCCGAGCTGGCCCGTTACTCGGCGGGGCAGAACAATTCGTAA
- a CDS encoding ArsR/SmtB family transcription factor, with product MKNPVQELADPMDEAAAEAADLLKSLSNAGRLRILCALVPGDLSVSELETALGASQSYVSGQLLRLRNEGLVSCERNGRSMRYSLADPRVRPLLERIYELFCPAE from the coding sequence ATGAAGAATCCTGTTCAGGAATTAGCAGACCCAATGGACGAGGCAGCAGCGGAAGCGGCTGACCTGCTCAAATCGTTGTCGAACGCTGGGCGTTTGCGCATTCTATGTGCCTTGGTGCCCGGCGATCTGAGCGTGAGCGAGCTGGAAACAGCGCTGGGTGCCAGCCAGTCCTATGTCTCGGGTCAGCTTTTGCGCCTGCGCAACGAGGGGCTTGTTTCATGTGAACGCAATGGCCGCAGCATGCGCTATAGCCTTGCTGATCCGCGCGTCCGCCCCTTGCTCGAACGCATTTACGAATTGTTCTGCCCCGCCGAGTAA
- a CDS encoding MBL fold metallo-hydrolase: protein MTPHVKAFFDDATNTVSYVVREPEGRACAIVDSVLDYDQASGRTNMESADEIIAWVKAEDLQVAWILESHVHADHLSAAPYLQEHLGGKIGIGANITVVQDTFGKVFNEGTEFQRDGSQFDALFEDGDSFHIGQMRADVLHTPGHTPACLTYVIGDAAFVGDTLFMPDFGTARCDFPGGSAEELYASIQKILSLPDETRIFVGHDYKAPGRDEFAWETTVGEQKALNVHIGAGRPMEEFVTMRQERDAKLGMPRLILPSLQTNMRAGHLPEPEDNGQRYFKVPINAL, encoded by the coding sequence ATGACACCACATGTAAAAGCATTCTTCGACGACGCAACCAATACTGTGTCCTATGTTGTTCGAGAGCCAGAAGGTCGCGCCTGTGCGATCGTTGATAGTGTGTTGGATTATGATCAGGCCTCAGGGCGCACAAACATGGAATCTGCGGATGAAATCATCGCTTGGGTCAAAGCCGAGGATTTGCAGGTTGCATGGATCCTTGAAAGCCACGTCCACGCCGATCACCTTTCCGCGGCCCCATATCTGCAAGAGCATTTGGGCGGCAAGATCGGCATTGGCGCGAACATCACCGTGGTGCAGGACACATTCGGCAAGGTCTTTAACGAAGGCACCGAATTTCAACGTGACGGATCGCAATTTGATGCGCTGTTTGAGGACGGCGACAGTTTCCATATCGGACAAATGCGCGCCGACGTGTTGCACACGCCGGGGCACACCCCCGCCTGCCTGACTTACGTGATCGGTGACGCCGCCTTTGTGGGCGACACGCTGTTTATGCCCGATTTCGGTACAGCACGTTGCGACTTCCCCGGCGGGTCCGCCGAGGAGCTTTATGCTTCGATCCAGAAAATTCTGTCCCTGCCTGATGAAACCCGGATCTTTGTGGGCCACGATTACAAGGCACCGGGACGCGATGAATTCGCGTGGGAAACCACCGTTGGTGAACAAAAGGCACTGAACGTCCACATCGGCGCAGGTCGTCCGATGGAAGAATTCGTGACGATGCGCCAGGAACGGGATGCAAAGCTTGGGATGCCACGGCTGATCTTGCCGTCACTGCAAACGAACATGCGCGCCGGACACCTGCCCGAGCCAGAAGACAACGGTCAGCGTTATTTCAAAGTGCCAATCAACGCACTTTAA
- a CDS encoding YeeE/YedE family protein — protein MPIDWIMGLAGGVLIGTAAALYLLVNGRIMGASGIIGGLVDGSGRSDWQERAALIAGLFLVPGIAAFATGGSETHLTSNWAIIIAAGLLVGVGTRLANGCTSGHGVCGISRLSLRGIVATAFYIGAGGLTVVLFKHVLGVI, from the coding sequence ATGCCAATAGATTGGATCATGGGACTCGCCGGTGGCGTGCTTATCGGAACAGCAGCAGCGCTTTATCTGCTGGTCAACGGACGGATCATGGGGGCCTCGGGTATTATAGGCGGCCTTGTTGATGGCAGCGGCCGGAGCGACTGGCAAGAGCGTGCGGCGCTGATTGCAGGGCTGTTTCTTGTTCCCGGCATCGCGGCATTTGCGACAGGCGGGTCAGAGACACACCTGACCAGCAACTGGGCCATTATCATCGCAGCGGGGCTTTTGGTTGGCGTTGGCACGCGTTTGGCCAATGGCTGTACCTCTGGCCACGGCGTCTGTGGGATTTCACGGCTTTCGCTGCGCGGCATCGTTGCCACCGCATTCTACATCGGTGCGGGTGGTCTGACTGTCGTGCTGTTCAAACATGTACTGGGAGTGATCTGA
- a CDS encoding DUF6691 family protein, which produces MRTFVSFLVGSVFGLGLLISGMTDTTKVQGWLDIFGNWDPTLAFVMGGAIIPMAVAWRFTIGRRPVLAAAFPLPPEPRLGRNLILGSTLFGMGWGLAGLCPGPAIASLGFAGTGGWLFVGAMVVGMLIAPSVRARMDQQAVAV; this is translated from the coding sequence ATGCGCACCTTTGTTTCTTTTCTTGTTGGTTCGGTGTTCGGTCTGGGCTTGCTGATTTCAGGCATGACGGACACGACCAAAGTGCAGGGCTGGCTTGATATCTTTGGGAATTGGGACCCGACACTGGCGTTCGTAATGGGCGGCGCAATCATTCCTATGGCAGTTGCATGGCGCTTCACAATCGGGCGGAGACCGGTTTTGGCTGCGGCCTTCCCCCTGCCGCCAGAGCCCAGACTGGGCCGCAACCTGATCCTTGGCTCGACATTGTTTGGCATGGGCTGGGGCCTTGCCGGGCTGTGCCCCGGCCCGGCTATCGCGTCGCTAGGCTTTGCAGGCACCGGAGGCTGGCTCTTTGTCGGCGCAATGGTGGTGGGCATGTTAATCGCGCCTTCAGTGCGCGCACGTATGGACCAACAGGCCGTAGCGGTTTAG
- a CDS encoding TIGR01244 family sulfur transferase, which yields MNINQISPTYAVAPQIDVTDIPAIAAAGFKTIICNRPDAEVPPSHHANVMEAAAKEAGLTFVINPVTHQTLNMDMVTAQKAAIDASGGPTLAYCASGTRSSIVWALGQAKEMSADDILSATSAAGYDLGGMRPQLDALAGN from the coding sequence ATGAACATAAACCAGATCAGTCCAACTTACGCCGTCGCGCCGCAAATCGACGTGACAGATATCCCTGCGATTGCCGCCGCCGGTTTCAAAACGATCATCTGCAACCGACCGGATGCAGAGGTGCCCCCCTCGCACCACGCCAATGTGATGGAAGCCGCGGCAAAAGAGGCGGGGCTGACCTTTGTGATCAATCCGGTCACCCATCAAACGCTGAACATGGATATGGTCACAGCACAGAAAGCTGCGATCGACGCCTCTGGCGGGCCGACATTGGCCTATTGCGCGTCCGGAACCCGGTCTTCAATCGTCTGGGCACTGGGACAAGCGAAGGAAATGTCTGCGGATGATATTTTATCCGCCACATCGGCCGCGGGTTATGATCTTGGTGGGATGCGCCCGCAGCTGGATGCGCTCGCAGGCAATTAA
- a CDS encoding FliM/FliN family flagellar motor C-terminal domain-containing protein — MTRPQGQQVAENPLTASRAVRLALTKAANDTAGLVLTVESVAEEVTTLDDMLATLGADLMLVGLERDGVLSGLIALDMEMRAAVLEMETMGAVLGRPAEPRAPTRTDKVLCEPLLGNFLQAFPGAVLGTPLEGWMDGTCAGEKIESARAAGLVLADCAYRIVRMSVDLGVADRRAMLVIALPLIEEAATPELVPPPPVDWERTFRENVSDATACLQALLYRAPISLAAAQSLQVGTVLPLPGCTVRAVRLLSPDGCVVAQAKLGQIGGYRAVRLEPAPAPELGDLPHAAIATPTGLPDPMDIETSTPPTDLSGALTEMLDQSDVAEPLDLMGGDMPDLTDSAFNADPI, encoded by the coding sequence ATGACCCGTCCGCAAGGACAGCAGGTTGCGGAAAATCCGCTGACCGCGTCGCGTGCCGTGCGGTTGGCGCTGACAAAAGCGGCCAATGATACCGCAGGTCTGGTGCTGACGGTGGAAAGCGTCGCCGAAGAGGTCACAACCCTCGATGATATGCTTGCTACTTTGGGGGCTGACCTGATGTTGGTTGGTCTGGAACGGGATGGGGTGCTTTCGGGCCTGATTGCGCTTGATATGGAAATGCGCGCGGCCGTGTTGGAAATGGAAACGATGGGGGCCGTGTTGGGCCGACCCGCCGAACCACGGGCCCCGACGCGCACGGATAAGGTGCTTTGCGAACCATTGCTGGGTAATTTCCTACAGGCCTTTCCGGGTGCCGTCCTTGGCACCCCGCTTGAAGGGTGGATGGACGGGACCTGCGCCGGTGAAAAGATCGAAAGCGCACGCGCTGCGGGCCTTGTTTTGGCGGATTGTGCTTACCGGATTGTCCGGATGAGCGTGGATCTGGGGGTTGCGGATCGCCGTGCGATGCTGGTGATCGCGCTTCCGCTGATCGAGGAGGCTGCAACGCCCGAGTTGGTGCCTCCCCCGCCTGTCGATTGGGAAAGGACCTTTCGGGAAAATGTCTCGGACGCGACTGCCTGCTTGCAGGCGCTTTTGTACCGCGCCCCGATTTCGTTGGCGGCCGCGCAGTCCTTGCAGGTGGGCACGGTTCTGCCTTTGCCCGGGTGTACCGTGCGTGCCGTGCGGCTTTTGTCCCCCGATGGGTGTGTGGTGGCACAGGCAAAACTGGGCCAGATCGGTGGCTACCGCGCTGTGCGTCTTGAACCGGCTCCTGCGCCAGAACTTGGGGATCTGCCACATGCAGCCATCGCAACGCCGACAGGCTTGCCCGATCCCATGGATATCGAAACGTCAACGCCCCCGACAGATCTGTCGGGGGCGTTGACGGAAATGCTTGATCAATCGGATGTGGCGGAGCCACTGGATTTGATGGGCGGTGATATGCCCGACTTGACGGACAGCGCCTTCAATGCGGACCCGATTTAA